cccccctccccaaaaaaacctattataattaaaaactcaagatacatacaatggttcgtaataacaaacgGGGAATACTTTGCTGTGGGCATAAaaacattattactattattactgtattattatgttgaagatattttagtgtatctggaaatttttaattttttaagcatAAAAAAGTACACCATGTACTAAGGCAAATGTATGACTGACTGACATCAGTTTCaaattacatacaaatttgacttaaatacggatttaggaacagaactcgtttataatccggggactgcctgtaaatgAGTCTGTATTTGTAAAACAGCAGAACTGTGCCTAGCACATTGTTAAACTTATATATTATAAGCACAAACAAGTAAGTGTCTAAATAAACAAGTCTCTTAAAGTCTCAAAGCCAAGCAAAGTaatgaaaaagtaaatatttaaagaCCTACTGATATTATCTACTACATACCTACCTAGCACAACACTAGATGCACAATGTACACTAGCATCCAATTCTCACAAAGTCATGTAAGAAGAGTGGCAGTAAACCCATTTTAAAGATGTGGCTCAGAAAGGTTTGTAACCTGAAGTTAGTCAAGGACTTGGAGAGGGATTCATACACAGGACTGAGCTCTCCAAAACCAACTGTTTAATATACTGGAATTCACCTGAGGACTGGGAGACAAAATGGCAAACTGGCTTGCCTTATTACACTTATCCCAACTCCAACTTTTCTTTCCACCCTCACTTCCAGTTATTCTACtctaaaaaaatgggtaaaggagtGAGGTCTAAAAAAGGAGGTGATACTCACCTGGCCTCCTTTAATACACAAATGGTTTTAACTAAGCAAGCACACTCCGTGAACTTTTCCTACAATTTTATTACTAGCTGATAGCAGAGATGAGAACAAACAGTAAAGGACATAAATGATAAAGAATTAAACCCATCCCTGCCCGCCCCCCAAACCTCTGAGGCTCCTTCTGGCCACTAACAGATGTATCTCCAAGATAAACACTCATTTTGCTTGGTCACATTAATGCTTTCCCTCCGTTAGGAAAAATAAGACAGCTGATCTCCTTTGACTTTTAGAGCTGACAAGATTATTTTTCCGATACAAAGAGAACATTTTTACACTAGGAGCTTTTAAAGTTCTACTAGCAAATTCTgttcttttcatttaaaataaaggttttcatagcaacccaaccaaaaacccagtgccgtcgagtcgattccgactcatagcgaccctataggacagggtagaacagcaaATCAAAGAGTCCGACTAAGCTACTTTTACAGTAGCCGGTACTGAATAGCAGCTAAGAACTCCAGCTTCAGGGGCTTAACTCTCACCTCACTGGTATGTGAGTCCCAATAGCTTTAAAACTGAATTGCATATATTCCTGCTAACTTTGACAAAAGGCAGATCTTAGCGTAAAAAGCTTTCAACCGAATCCCAACTAGCTTACCGTCTCCTTACCCTCCGTAATCCCCAAACTTCTCTACCCGAAAAAGTCAAGGAGTGAGCACACGGCACTCGGACTTTGGCAATCTCCTCTCCAACCCCCTACACTCATGAGTTCCTCCAAACTCTACTAAGTGCACCAAATTCGAGGCCCCAGAATGGAGAGAGCAGACGGGGCGACCCGAGAGAACTGATGGTCCGGGCCGGCTCGGTACAGGACACGTAAGCCTCCATGCCTGGACGGCGGTAAGACCAGGCTATCGATCACTCCACCCCCCCTTTTCCGTCCGGCATCCCCAGAAGTGAGGACCTGGCGGGCTGTAGGCGCCTACCGTTCCTCCCGCTCAGGGGAAGCGGCCGGCACCACAGGTGGGGGCGGGGCCCAAGCCCACGAACGCCGGCCTAAAAGTCTCTCAGACCCGAAACCGCGCCAACCCGCCCAGTCACTTAAGGCGCTTCAAACGCCCTCGGGCCGCCCCGCCCCCGCGCTGCCCCTCCGCCGCCCGGCCTAGCTGGAAAGGGGACCCGCGCCTGGGACCGGGGGGCGCAGACCCGCCACAGCCGGCCCCACCCGCCTGGGCCGCGGACCTGGGGGCGACGGCCCCGCGCGCCGCCCCGCGCGCGCTCTGGGAGGGCCCGGCCCCAGAGGCGGCGATCGCTCACCTGAGGGCCCGGCCGGCGTCGGCGCGCGGAAGCGGAGGCACAGAGCGTCCCAGCGGAACCCCACGGGCTGACAGCCTGCGCCACCGGCCTCAGACTCTCGCCGCCGAAGCGTGTTTTCAAATCGCCTCGTCTTCACGCGGCCGCGTCTCCTTCCGCCGCCCGGAAACTAGAGCCCCTCCCCCGCCGCGCCGCACTCACGTGACCGCAGCCCGCAGCCGCGCGCAGCCGGGGAGGCGGGAGCGGGAGCGGCAGGCCCCGCCCCTAGGAGAAGGGGGCCTGCGCCGGAAGCCCCCGGAGCTCCAGGAAGGAAAAAGAGGGGGTCTGAAAACCCGCGGACCGAGCGTGACCGGTGAGTCCACCCCAGGACTTCCCAGGCTTGCATCTCTTGGGCAGTCGCCCTGGCTACGGCTACTTGAAAGCATACCCCTTCTCGCTGAATAGACTACATTCATAGAAGAATATGTGTTGAAAATAGAGAAAGGGAAAAGTTTGGGACTGCAAGGAGGGAGAAATCCTGGGGACATTAACCCGGGCTAAGGTGGAgcaaataaaaactactttaaaaaaaaaaaaatcctggggaCTTTAACCCGGGCTAAGATGGAgcaaataaaaactactttaCATAAGGCAAAATACACCTAGTAGAAGAACTTGGAAATCTTAGATTAGCGTTTTCCCTAATCTTTCAGTTTCTCAGCACTAAGATTTCTGCAATTGAAATTGGGTGGCCCCGGGGAAGTTAGGGGAGAAATAAAATGCCCAGAAAGGCGTTAAGAAGGCAGGGAGAATGCACCTTTGAAAGACAGCCTTACCAAAATCTAGCGTTGTATCGGAAGAAAAagcaccaggttttttttttttttttatggagtgtAGACCTTGATTCAAATTTGTCTCTACATTTCCCAgttctaagactttttttttttttttaagacttagtaaggaaaccctggtggcatagtggttaagtgccacagctgctaacaaaagggtcagcagttcgaatccaccaggcgctccttggaaactctttggggcagttctactgtcctgtagcgtcgctgtgagttggaatcgactcagcggcactgggtttggtctttttttgtttttaagacttAGTAAAGCTGGCAAACTTATTGGGGCTGAGTTTACTGGAGACGGGTTTCAGAGCACTGATTTCTGAGGTCTGGGAAGACCCAAGCACTAGGACAAGAACATACCCATTGCACGGTCACAGGTAAAGGGGCAGCCTCAGGAACCCACTCCTCCTTGGACAACGCCCCCACACCAGCAGGTCAGCCTTGAATCCTCATACACGTTAATAATTGAGAGTCATCAGCAGTGCATAGTGTTTAAAG
The sequence above is drawn from the Elephas maximus indicus isolate mEleMax1 chromosome 9, mEleMax1 primary haplotype, whole genome shotgun sequence genome and encodes:
- the LOC126082423 gene encoding translation initiation factor IF-2-like → MVRAGSGKRPAPQVGAGPKPTNAGLKVSQTRNRANPPSHLRRFKRPRAAPPPRCPSAARPSWKGDPRLGPGGADPPQPAPPAWAADLGATAPRAAPRALWEGPAPEAAIAHLRARPASARGSGGTERPSGTPRADSLRHRPQTLAAEACFQIASSSRGRVSFRRPETRAPPPPRRTHVTAARSRAQPGRRERERQAPPLGEGGLRRKPPELQEGKRGGLKTRGPSVTGLGDTVPDN